The genomic segment gttgttgttagtataTACAATGAATTTCTTGACACAAAGGCGTATCTGTTCAATGCCGCATACTTTAGGGGCATATTTCACCGTTTTCGCTTATTAATCAACTAATAAGGTTAATTGAGGGCTCTGGTTTACTTAAGGACGTATTTGGATCAACTATTACATGATAAGTGTTTGGGTTTGCCCCTGAATTTCCTACCTTATTTGGAGTCTACCATAATTATGTTTTACTCCAAAAAGGATTTCTTGGTAGAAAATACTTTCTTTGGGAAAAAGGACTACTATATCTATCATATTTCTTGGAGGAGAAGTTTTGTTCTATAAATAGGGAATTTGATCTTCTCATACACAAGAAAAGTATCACAATGTAATCCTTTAGAGAATTTTACTTGAGGGGAGATTTATTCTCTCAATAAGTTTTATGCCTTTTTATAGTACTAGTATCTATAAACATGCAGTTGCACGTTATTCCAGTCGATCTCACTCatagtaaataaatattagatatTATTTGTAACTATATACATTTATCTTATGAGTTACATTAATATTGTTACTATATTTTGGGCTTGTATCTACTTAATACTCCTTTGAAATTGATGTTAATATTtgtccttttcttctttttcccttataaaaaatatgttatgaCTAAGATAATTCAATGTTAGAGATTAAGTgaacatatatttatttatttattgccATTTACGAATACAAAAGTATTGAAAATCGTTGCCAAACATAATCACAttatcaaaatatcaattagttttaagaatatttagttaaaaaaatttaagttgttcacaaagtaagacataataatattttctatttaaaaacaccaaatacatatataaaagtaGTATATCCAAACAATCCATAAATAAGTATATATCAATTCACGAATCTGCACCTCATGAAAGAATAAGTTAACATAATTAAACAAATCACAAAAACAGATATAGAAAAAGGAATCTCATACCCTATTCTACAAAATGCAGATTGCTAAAATTTTATTGTGTGCTTTCATAAGATAGTCATGAAGTGTTTTATAGATGAGCAAAAAGATTTTAAGAATTTGATTAAAATAAACTTATTTTTCTCCGAGCGATTAAAAGGAGAGCGTCCCTTTCACCAAGACAAATAATCCATGTATAATCAGGGTCCTTAGCTTataaacttttatatatatatatatatatatatatatatatatatatatatagatatagatataaataaataaaaaagccAACCGTGTTTAGTTTTAGTCGGATTCTTGCCCAATTTTAATCGCAAcgttaaaattatttagaaaaaaaaaagaccttttacctaatttccattaatgtaAGTGTTTTAGTTTACACGAGATTTTTATATTGTTGTGTTAACTGGTGTCTTAAATTAACATGATTGTTAATAGAAAATTTAACTATTAGACAAGTAAATTAACATGATGTTATTTCACATCAATAAAGCCGTGCGAATATTAGTTGACAAGCTATTCGACTCCTAATAGAATTAATTagataactcttttttttttattctactTTAATTCCTAAGTATCCTATTTAATTTCCCCttaaaaaaatagaacaaaatttctagaattttattttgaatCCTAATAATCTTCCTACACCCAGATATTATGTCTGTTAGCCTAACAAATAAATAGAATCCTAGAACAACACGCTTTTTCTCCTAAACCAAACCAATCCgaatacaaaaaagaaaatagtataTTACAATTATAGCCAATATTATAGTTATATCAAAAGgctattttggtcaaccaacatttatttcatgcttttaaaataacatagattagtttttcatatgtaAGTCAATTGACCAAACCCTATTAGAATATTATgtctttttagtatatttttcaTTGTTGTTTTATTTATCGTCGTTCAAGATTTGTTTTGATAGCTTCCGCATGATGCAatattatttcgatcccaaacAAGTGGTATCTGAGCTAATGGTTCAACGGGTTGAAGACATGTTCAATTCGACCAGTTCAAATCAAGCTACAATTATTTTcacgataatgaagattttgtCCAGAGTATAGCATGTGGAGATGgattttcaaccatattttcaaCATCATGCtgcatctttaaaaataaatttaaaatattttgtaaattatttttaacccataatatttttaacaatgGCGAGCAACAGTGATGAATATTATGTGAAGATGTAGAATTAAGATTATTTTGCGTGAAAATTCAGGCTAAGGGGAGATTTGTTACGGTTTGTACTGAATTTCCTACTTTATTTGGGTTCCAATATAATTGTGTTTTATTCCAAAAAAGACTCCTTGGTAGAAAAGGTTTTCTTAACTCTACTATATATATCCTATTTCTTGGAGGAGAAATTTTGATCTTCTATAAATAGGGAATTTGATCTTCTATAAATAGGGAATTTGATCTTCTCATACACAACACTGAAAAGTATCCACAATGTAATCCTTTAGAGAATTTTGCTTGAGGGaagatttattttcttaataggttttatgcttttttatagtattagtttttcatatgtaAGTCAATTGACCAAACCCTATTAGAATATTCTTTTTAATATACTTTTCGTTGTCATTCTATTTATCGTCGTTCAAGATTTGTTTTGATAGCTTCCGCATTACGCAatattatttcgatcccaaacAAGTGGTATCCAAGCCAATGGTTTAGTCAATGGTTCAACAGGTTGAAGACATGTTCAATGTGACCATTTCAAATCAAGTTGCAACCAATATCatgataatgaagattttgtCCAGAGTACATGTGGAGATGgattttcaaccatattttcaaCATTCTGTTGctgaatctttaaaaataaatttaaaacattttttaaaactatttttaacccattatatttttaaccTTGGCAAGCAAcagtgatgaagattatgtgaaaATGCAGAACTAAGATTATTTTGCCAGAAAATTCAGGCCAAGGAGAGCTTTGTTAAGGTTTGCCCTGAATTTCCTACCTTATTTAGATTCTACCATAATTGTGTTTCActccaaaaaggattttttgaTAGAAAAGATTTTCTTTGTGAAAAAAGACTACTATATCTATCCTATTTCTTAGAGGAGAAGTTTTAGTCTTCTATAAATAGGGATTTGATCTTCTCATACACAACTCAAAAAAGTATCCATAATGTAATCCTTTAGAGAGTTTTGCTTGAGGGGAGATTTATTCTCTCAATAGATTTTACGTTTTTTATagtattagtttttcatatgtaGGTCAATTGACCAAACCGTACTAAAATATCATAtctttttagtatttttctttATCGTTTTGTTTATCGTCGTTCAAGGTTTGTTTTGATAGCTTCCGGATGATGCGatattatttcgatcccaacaagtGGTATTCGAGTCAATGGTTTAGCCAATCGTTCAACGGGTTGAAGACATGTTCAATGCGACCAGTTCAAATCAAAGCTGCAACCAATTTCACGATAATGAAGATTTGTCCAGAGGACATGTAGAGAAGaattttcaaccatattttcaaCATCCTGCtgcatctttaaaaataaatttaaaatattttttaaaacaatttttaacccataatatttttaaccttatttttaaCCATGGCAAGCAACAATGACGAAGATTATGTGAAGATGCAGAATTGAGGTTATTTTGTCAGAAAATTCAGGCCAAGGGAAGATTTGTTAAGATTTGCCTTGAATTTCCTACCTTATTTGAATTCTACCATAATTGTGATTTGCTCCAAAAAAGATTTCTTGATAGAAAAAGTTTTCTATGTGAAAATTGACtctactctatatatatatatatatatatatatataccctatTTCTTGGAGAAGTTTTGGCATTCTATAAATAGGGAATTAGATCTTCTCCATACACAACACATAAAAGTATCCACAATATAATCCTTTACAGAGTTTTACTTGAGGGGAGATTTATTCTCTCAATAGGTTTTATCGTTTTTTTATACTATTCTTTCATATGCACCAAACCCAATTAGAATATTATGTTTTTTTAGTATACTTTTCTTTGTCGTTTTATTTATCGTCGTTCAAGGTTTGTTTTTATAGCTCCTGCGTGACGCAatattatttcgatcccaacaataAGAGCATGAGTGCGCTATTTACAGAGGACATTTCTGCTTATTTCACATACTTAACagcatttttggcccttttctgtATATTATTTGAGCAAAAACTGTTGGATTCGACTGAATCTGTATCCAAACTTCTAGCTTCGCCCCTGACTGGTAGCACTAGTTACGCACATGCATTGGCACTTCCCTTTCTCGTCGATTGCAAGTAGATCCCGTGATCTTAGGGAGTCTAATTTTCACGATAAACACAAAAGGGTGCTTTATTAAGATGTATCTTAATCAATGttcttgaaaagaaaaaagaaaaaactgatGTACGTAAACCTGTAAAAACTGTGCTTCTCTCAATTAGACATTAATACTCAATGTGCGTTTATATGCAAATCTTATTGGTAGCAAGAACACCAAGTTTCTGACCGAAACAACGTGCTCAGTTCCAGGATATAGTATCAAACAACAAAGAGTACTGCTGAGAAAACCCAGCCTGCCTTCAAGCTAGAGAAAGGCTCCATCTTCTGAATTATGCATGCATTTGCCAGTTTACCAACCAATCAAACAAGGAAAATAAGTTGTGGTAACAAGAGACATGTTCCCTACAGAACAAAATCTTCTAATACACATCAACAaatgtcataacgtaattaacATGGACAGGCTGAATATTTCAATACCTTCATAGGGAAGAGACTGAAATGTTTAACAAAAAGTGGGATTAAGCCTGATTTCTTTTGTTAGTTCTTGTCACCACACAAAACTAGCGTTCACCTTCTGTGAGTAAAATCCATTCTTTAGCGGATTCCCCTGAGATAGTCCGATTAATCAATATGGCTAAGGGAATGACTGATACAATGTCACTAGAGCTGTAGGGAAGCAAAGAAGCCATATAACAAATACTTTCCTATGGTTAGTTATCTTCCATGGAGATGCCTCGTGATTGACTGCCCATAGCAGGGAGATATCCCTGAACAGAATGCATATATGCCTTGGACAGGTTTCTTCAGCCAATGGGACTCGAACTTATGTACAAGCTATGATGCTCAGACACTCTAAAAATTGCCACTACATTCATGTCAGATCCTCCAAAGACACAAATATTatgtatttttggaggatccgtcATGGGTGTGCCGGCAAATTTTTAGGATCCAAGCATCATAGTGTTCAACCATCAGTTCCCAGAAAAACTCCTTGCCATtacataattaagaaaaattcaCGTATCTTAAATAACCCCGACCGTTTTCACAACAACGGGAAATAAGTTTACACAGAATGCTAAGAAGGAAAAGTTACACTTCTAACCCACCTTGTTCAATAAAGTCAAACAGATACATAACTGGAAATATATTTACACTAAAATCATCACAATGCATGATTCACTCTGTAACTTGGAAGCATAAGGACCCCCCACCACCCACAACCCACCTCCCCCCTGTTGAGACATGCCAGTTCTGAAGAGAATATGGATTACCGCAACTCATATGCATAGGAGTAGTCTATGAGAGTTAGTGGCATTAGAAAAGACTATTTTTACAGAGGCATTAATTGCCTACTTATTTCAATGCAAAAGAGAAAACTGAAGTTATTCTTGAGAATACAGATGATTAAGACACACTAGAAAaacaataagaaagaaaaacgaTGAGAAATGGAAATGGGTATTCTAAAAGAAATTCAAGTCtgttaaataaatttaaaagtctcTTCCTAGTGGGGGAAATTTCTAGGTTGCTGTTTCTGGagaaaaattttattttgtgctGACAGAACTAACAATAGTCGTGTGAGGCTTCCTTTTATCTCACAAGTTGGTGAACGTGGACCCAAAAGTGTAGGATTTGGGTCCAACTACTTGGAGACAAAAAGAAGACTCACACAACTATTACCAGTTGTGTCAGCACAAAATAAAGTTTTTCCAGTTTCTGTGATTGGTTTTGTCACTTGCCTTGTACGACTTCTTTGAATCACCATTGTCTGTTTTTCAATTGAATGTTAACTTGTTCCTATTGTTTACTCAGCAAAGAAGTAAAGGGTGAACAATCCATGTAACTGATCTATTAGTCCAATGAAAGATGCCAATTCAACCATCAGGGAGTCGTTAGAGCACACAACAAAACACGCCCTATCACATGATGATCTAGCATTAAATGATAAGAAgatccaaaacttcattaaagtAATTTGTCATGTAATATGGTGCAATTATTATACTCAAAACTATAGATTAGTATATCAAGACTGCTAAGTATGAAACATAATCAAACATTTGCACAAGACACGAACATAGTTTTAATCTTTTTTCCAAAATGACTAAAAAACCTCGTGTAACTTGATATTTTGCAGGTGTGTCTATAGTTCTACATCCCAATTATCAAATGGTTATTGATCTGTTTTATAGTTGCAAATAGTTGTGTCCTACTTTGTCTTTTATCAAAACGTGGTTATGCACATTTTTTGTAAAAGTTATATAAGAGGTAACATACACAGCAGATTAGATTTTAACTAAATTATCATTAACCTTCACGGTCAGAACTTACAGTTATTTGTTGGTAGTTGGTAATAAGGGTCTGTGGACCCCTTAGAAAGAAGCTACTGGAACTGTTTTCTACAGCACACGGAGGCATCTCCAATACCTCCCTTGACCTACCTACTAGGGGAAGATTTGAAAGATGGTCACCCCAAATATCATAAGTAAACTCTTCTTCCATCCCCGTCTTTTCATCAGTTTTACCTGCCATCTGATTTGGAGGTTTAGATCCAGGCGCTCGCAAGTGTGGAGCAATAATAGAACTTGAAGCGAATACTGGTTGACGACACATCAAGCGAGGAGAAGATTTATCAGCACAAGGGAAGGTTGCTGAAGGCAGAAGAACAGGTTTGCTAGCTGATCTTTTAGGTGCAGCAGGCTTCTCttgaggaggaggaggagcatTTTTGCCAACATACATGGGTGTTGCCTCTGTCTGCAAGACATTCCTTTCACATGCAAATTCGGAGTGTATACCTTTTTTACATTGATGGTTACCAACATCAGCAAAGGGATTGCTGAGCTTAACAGATCGATCCACATCAGCAGACTGTGGAGATGGCCGACTAGGTGTTGAACTTGACGTAGGAGACAAGGGTGATGATGGTGTAGAATTGCCACTATGACTACTTGAAACATCAAAACCTCCAACCAAAGCAGTTGCagaattctttttcttcttccgccgcctccctttttcttttccaattttgaCAGTGAGATTACCAGTTTTTGAGGTTTCATTTGTATCAGAACTCTGAATTCCTACTGACTTTGTAGAGGATGACACTTCCGTTCCATTTTGGGTATCTATTACAGAGTTATATCCTGCACAATGATTCAGATTCTGATCAGATACACTTTGATTTTGGGAAACAGTTTGACTATCTTCACACGTACCGAAACTTTCAACTGACAGTGACTCACCTTCCCCAATTGATCTAAGCAAACCGTTCAATTTAGAGGAGAAGACAAACTTGCCAATCTGTTTCTCCGTGGGATGCATGCGAGACAATTTTCCAGCACGACTAACAGATGTCATATAGCTTTTTCCACTCTTAGGCAAGCACTCATGGGAGCCAAAGGTTGCCACTTGGGGTATGATGCACCAAAGAACCAGAAAGAACAAAGAAGCTAGAAGAAGAATTGTGACGAGCAATTTTTTCACCTTCATCCAGAACAAAGACTTCTTGCAGAAATGAAGCACACAAATAGGAAGACTAGCTTTCATTGGTATAACAAGTATGCCAGTTGCCAAAGCCAGTTCAAGATCTCTCTGTATAGTGGCAACGGAAAAATCAGTATGATATGATATCACAAGCTTTATAGACTCCTCAGGTTCAAGAGAAAAACCTTTACAACCATTTATTACGAACCCATCCGTTCCACACTCCGTTCCAgagatttcaattttttttacctCCAGAGGAAAGTCGCCCACGTTCTTTGCATGAAGCTCCTTTGACATTGACAGAGAACATGCATGAGATTTATCCTTCATGTTATATAACACACCCGAAGAAGAAAGATTAAGAGGGGTTGGCATGTTTAATTTGAAATCCAGGTTCTGTACAGGTTCAGACTCATCAAGCAAGACCAAAGAAAGCAACCCACCAGATCCTTTGAGAGTTAACCACTCCACACCAGAAAGATTGTTTCTGACCAAAGCTGAACTTCTCCACTGACATCGAGCTGCAGGTTGAAATAAAACGGGACCAAACAATGCTCGACCAAAAGGGTGAAGAAGAGCTTCAGTTACTGCATTCTCTGCTAGCGAAAAACCATATCTCTTtggagcaatagaatagttaccAACTATTCTACTGGATAGAGAAGGCTGCAAATGGCTTCCTGAAGTCTTGCACTCATCAATAATTTCCCACGAGTTCAGAACAAGCTGCACCAAGATTGGTTTTTGAATTGGGTTTTCTACTGTGATCCACTGAGAGTGATGACTTCCGACTTGAATCACTGGAAACACAACTTCACTTTCATCCAGTATGGACATGCCATTTGCAGTAGCATGAGATTTCCAGTTCTTCAATACCAACTCATCTGCCACTGTTGTATCCAAGGCCTTCAGATTAAATAGATAGACAAATCATCAATCAGGAGCTAATTCTATATACATCTGTACTAAACAGGGCATACGACTAATTCAATAATGAGAGCTCTCTCCACTACAAAAACATTCAGATTAAGAAAAGCTAAGAAAAAGTGAAGCTTCACATGACATAAATTCGGCTCATAAGTACAAATCGGCTGAATTAGTAGTAAACACAGCTCATTATGGACATTCGCTGTCATTTCTGCTAAATTCTGTGAGAGTTACACTCGTTCAAGCATAATAAATCAGAAGTATAGCTATTTGTAATCATTAGAAGTTATTGGAgtatttggaaggaaaggaattGCAGATGTTTTGATGGTATCTCAACTCCAAGCAGTAGTCTAAAATCTTTCTGTCTTTTTAATCTTTTCAGTTGGAGCAATCTACCCCCTGTAAATGACATATTACCCCTTTTTGACCTCATTAGCTCCATCAATATGGCTTAGAGACCATATTTTGTTTTCTGGTTAACTCCCTGATTTAAAATAGAAGTTTTTGTTCTCAGGAGTTAaccatgattcttttgtgtatgtaaCATGCATCTACTTGATGCCTTCCTAATACAACATcttatttcatcaaaaaaaagaagttattgTACGAGTATATTCGCAGAAGAATTCCACTGAAGATGACTTTGgttatcaaatatcataaaagTCCAAACTAGAAATTACATCCTTACGAGTAACAAAGTGGTTTCCAGTCCAAAAACAAAGAATGGAAAACAAGGTGATGGGCAAGGAAACTTCTAGAGATACAATGAACACCCACGCCAGCTATACATGAAACCGGTGTTTCTGATTCGTTAAGTATAAGAGCATACATCCTATACAGATCAAATAGAGAAGAAGAGCCGCTGCATTGTACATGATATGGTATTGTATGTCTCCACCTTTCACATGTTATAGGGTACAATCTTACTTTATGCTGATAATTAAGGACTTCTATAATCTACACGCACAGATCCTTTTAAGGACTTAGTTGGAGTTTCCTGCTACAATATTAGTTTCAGATAAATTCCAGTTGCTTGCAAAAGTTCCtcaaaaaataggaaaaacacataaaaacttaaagagcccgtttggattggcttataagttggcttataagctgttttcagcttttttgagtgtttggctggccagcttaaagtcattttgtgcttaaaataagctcaaaaaaataattggacccatttaacttagtttatctaaagcagcttataagctgaaaacagcttataagccaaaaaaataagttggactaccccaacttatttttttcagcttataagctgcaaacagcttttaagctataagccaatccaaacgggctcaaattctcaattcttaaAACCCGGAAACTTCTAGAAGATTGGCAAAttatttttactcatttttcaCAATATCAGCAAACTCACAAAATGAGAGATAATAAGAACCAATATCAAAATTACAATACCTTGATTTCTAATGGTGACCGCATGCTGCCGCTGGAAGTGATGTCTCTTGTATTTCCAAGTTCTACTTCATCAGAGTGTTCTCCATGACCAATAGAAGAGTCATATTTAACTCCTGAACAAATGCTGACTACATCCCTGCAAGCAACTTCAATCTCAGACGTTCTTGAGTCATTAGTTGATACGAGCAATTTACAGTTCATGCTCATTTCATGAGATTGCACCACAGGATCAAGCAACTGAACAGCTGGGAAAATATAAGTGACCACAGCCACTTGCGTAACAGTTCCGGGGAAGAGTAATAATCCCTCAACATATCTGACACGAAAATGCTTGGTGTTCTCTCCAGCCTCACTTACCTTGACAATGCTCAATATGTAAGGAGAATCATTTCTCACTGACAGAGCAACAACACTAGTACCATCAGCAGCACATGGTCCTACGGTTTGAATAGACAAAGAAAGTGGATCTGTGAGCTCACTGTAAGCAGATGTCATGCCCAGTTCTGCTTTGAGAGGGACAACAATTGTATCAGCTTTTCCTTTGGAAGAGCTAAGCAACTGCAGAGAAAATGCACCGAATATCTCACCCCCAGTATGACTAGGGAAATCTAATTCTATGATGGTCTCAGTTTTGTCAGGATCAATTTCCCAATTCCTATGGGGTCTAATTGCAACTAGAGGGATACCAACCTCATCACCCTTGACATCCAACCACTCCTTAACACCAAGCAAACTGAAATTATTGTTTGAATCTTCACCTTTATTTAAATTACAAATTGCCTTTGCATAACGGGTATTATCTCCCGAAGAAATAGACGTCCAAATAGTTACCTCCTCCACATAGAGGGCTTCATTGTAAGGATTATACAAAGAAAGATTCTTACTCCGCCTTCCTCTGGAGGAAATATCAAGACTGACTAACGGCTGTATGCGATATGGGGATTCAACAGCAAAGCCCTTAACCTGAACCAAGAAACCACCAGAGCTTGTCTGCAAAACAAACTGCGCTGAAGAGAGACCCAACCATGTAGgcaaaaacacaaaacaaatcGATGCAGTTTCACCAGGTGCCAACGACGTTTCGCTGAAATTGCATGGGTAAAACTGAGAATTGGTTCCATAAGGTTCAAATACAGTCAGTATGCTGTCTCTATGCGTATTTTTAACATTTAGAAAAGCTaatgaaggaaaatataaatACTTCTCCCCCCAGTCAAGCAATGGGGGATTGATTTCGACATGAGGGGAAGAACCACCCAAAAACTTGGAACTGTCTGTCTCCTCTTCTGCTTTTGGTTTCAAATTTTGGTATTTATCATCAGACAAAGGCCCTCCACCAGAAGAAACACCATTTGCTCGATTCCTTCTTATACAGCCACAAGGCAATTCACTGTAACAATCCTGGTAACTCAGATAGCATGAAATTGTTCTTCCACCTAAGAACTTGAAAATACAAGAATCGGATGACCTACTAATATTTGTATTCTCTTCATCTGATCTTATAGGCAAAGCAACATCGGATTGAACCCCAGAAACTTCTTCCATTTGTGATTGGGCACTCTTCTCTTCAAACAAAAAACCACGCAATCTCGGAGGAAAGCAAAACAAGTCTGTATCTGAACACACATTTTCAAGACTCTGACGAGAGACAGAATTCTCAAGAACGGAACCGGATGACAAATCCCCACTAAAGCCATCCTCCTCATTTGGCTTGTATGACATACATGCATCATACTCTGCTTCGTTTTGCAGTCCCTTCATTGAACATGGTTCACCTTTATCCAGTATAACGATGATATGCAACAGAACCATCATAAAGCAGAATGCTTCACCATGGTGAAACATTCTCCTGAAGAAATTACTAATACAGATTAATAGCTGACGTAAATAAAATAGTACATCAATCATCATTTACAGGAAAGTCGAAAAACTTTATACAGTTATTAGGCAGGGCACATGCAAACGCACACTAAAATATTGGGAAGATAAAAACACCTCGACTACCACCACAACAACAGCAGCAGCAACAGTACAACCACAACTCAATCG from the Lycium ferocissimum isolate CSIRO_LF1 chromosome 11, AGI_CSIRO_Lferr_CH_V1, whole genome shotgun sequence genome contains:
- the LOC132037332 gene encoding uncharacterized protein LOC132037332 isoform X2, producing the protein MDYQTLMIGAPRQLSLRRMFHHGEAFCFMMVLLHIIVILDKGEPCSMKGLQNEAEYDACMSYKPNEEDGFSGDLSSGSVLENSVSRQSLENVCSDTDLFCFPPRLRGFLFEEKSAQSQMEEVSGVQSDVALPIRSDEENTNISRSSDSCIFKFLGGRTISCYLSYQDCYSELPCGCIRRNRANGVSSGGGPLSDDKYQNLKPKAEEETDSSKFLGGSSPHVEINPPLLDWGEKYLYFPSLAFLNVKNTHRDSILTVFEPYGTNSQFYPCNFSETSLAPGETASICFVFLPTWLGLSSAQFVLQTSSGGFLVQVKGFAVESPYRIQPLVSLDISSRGRRSKNLSLYNPYNEALYVEEVTIWTSISSGDNTRYAKAICNLNKGEDSNNNFSLLGVKEWLDVKGDEVGIPLVAIRPHRNWEIDPDKTETIIELDFPSHTGGEIFGAFSLQLLSSSKGKADTIVVPLKAELGMTSAYSELTDPLSLSIQTVGPCAADGTSVVALSVRNDSPYILSIVKVSEAGENTKHFRVRYVEGLLLFPGTVTQVAVVTYIFPAVQLLDPVVQSHEMSMNCKLLVSTNDSRTSEIEVACRDVVSICSGVKYDSSIGHGEHSDEVELGNTRDITSSGSMRSPLEIKALDTTVADELVLKNWKSHATANGMSILDESEVVFPVIQVGSHHSQWITVENPIQKPILVQLVLNSWEIIDECKTSGSHLQPSLSSRIVGNYSIAPKRYGFSLAENAVTEALLHPFGRALFGPVLFQPAARCQWRSSALVRNNLSGVEWLTLKGSGGLLSLVLLDESEPVQNLDFKLNMPTPLNLSSSGVLYNMKDKSHACSLSMSKELHAKNVGDFPLEVKKIEISGTECGTDGFVINGCKGFSLEPEESIKLVISYHTDFSVATIQRDLELALATGILVIPMKASLPICVLHFCKKSLFWMKVKKLLVTILLLASLFFLVLWCIIPQVATFGSHECLPKSGKSYMTSVSRAGKLSRMHPTEKQIGKFVFSSKLNGLLRSIGEGYNSVIDTQNGTEVSSSTKSVGIQSSDTNETSKTGNLTVKIGKEKGRRRKKKKNSATALVGGFDVSSSHSGNSTPSSPLSPTSSSTPSRPSPQSADVDRSVKLSNPFADVGNHQCKKGIHSEFACERNVLQTEATPMYVGKNAPPPPQEKPAAPKRSASKPVLLPSATFPCADKSSPRLMCRQPVFASSSIIAPHLRAPGSKPPNQMAGKTDEKTGMEEEFTYDIWGDHLSNLPLVGRSREVLEMPPCAVENSSSSFFLRGPQTLITNYQQITVSSDREG
- the LOC132037332 gene encoding uncharacterized protein LOC132037332 isoform X3; translation: MSYKPNEEDGFSGDLSSGSVLENSVSRQSLENVCSDTDLFCFPPRLRGFLFEEKSAQSQMEEVSGVQSDVALPIRSDEENTNISRSSDSCIFKFLGGRTISCYLSYQDCYSELPCGCIRRNRANGVSSGGGPLSDDKYQNLKPKAEEETDSSKFLGGSSPHVEINPPLLDWGEKYLYFPSLAFLNVKNTHRDSILTVFEPYGTNSQFYPCNFSETSLAPGETASICFVFLPTWLGLSSAQFVLQTSSGGFLVQVKGFAVESPYRIQPLVSLDISSRGRRSKNLSLYNPYNEALYVEEVTIWTSISSGDNTRYAKAICNLNKGEDSNNNFSLLGVKEWLDVKGDEVGIPLVAIRPHRNWEIDPDKTETIIELDFPSHTGGEIFGAFSLQLLSSSKGKADTIVVPLKAELGMTSAYSELTDPLSLSIQTVGPCAADGTSVVALSVRNDSPYILSIVKVSEAGENTKHFRVRYVEGLLLFPGTVTQVAVVTYIFPAVQLLDPVVQSHEMSMNCKLLVSTNDSRTSEIEVACRDVVSICSGVKYDSSIGHGEHSDEVELGNTRDITSSGSMRSPLEIKALDTTVADELVLKNWKSHATANGMSILDESEVVFPVIQVGSHHSQWITVENPIQKPILVQLVLNSWEIIDECKTSGSHLQPSLSSRIVGNYSIAPKRYGFSLAENAVTEALLHPFGRALFGPVLFQPAARCQWRSSALVRNNLSGVEWLTLKGSGGLLSLVLLDESEPVQNLDFKLNMPTPLNLSSSGVLYNMKDKSHACSLSMSKELHAKNVGDFPLEVKKIEISGTECGTDGFVINGCKGFSLEPEESIKLVISYHTDFSVATIQRDLELALATGILVIPMKASLPICVLHFCKKSLFWMKVKKLLVTILLLASLFFLVLWCIIPQVATFGSHECLPKSGKSYMTSVSRAGKLSRMHPTEKQIGKFVFSSKLNGLLRSIGEGESLSVESFGTCEDSQTVSQNQSVSDQNLNHCAGYNSVIDTQNGTEVSSSTKSVGIQSSDTNETSKTGNLTVKIGKEKGRRRKKKKNSATALVGGFDVSSSHSGNSTPSSPLSPTSSSTPSRPSPQSADVDRSVKLSNPFADVGNHQCKKGIHSEFACERNVLQTEATPMYVGKNAPPPPQEKPAAPKRSASKPVLLPSATFPCADKSSPRLMCRQPVFASSSIIAPHLRAPGSKPPNQMAGKTDEKTGMEEEFTYDIWGDHLSNLPLVGRSREVLEMPPCAVENSSSSFFLRGPQTLITNYQQITVSSDREG